The stretch of DNA CCATAGGATCGGTGCGGTTAGAAACCGCACCTACCGGTGGAGTGCGTAAGTCCTATTTAATATAATGAAAGGAGTTTTCCATGCGATTCACTGGCATTCTCACACTGCTCTTTCTGCTCCCCTTTTCTGCCGCGGCGGGGACATTTATAGAAACTTTTGATGGTAAAGATATGGAGGAGTGGCGAGAGCTCGTTCAATTGAATAAGGTTCCTGGTCTTTGGGAGACCGTTAATGGTGAACTTGAGGTCGTCAATCGTGAAACCTCTCTGTACTTTCTGATAACTGGAGATGAGACGTGGGAAGACTATACCGTCGAATTTGATGTCAAGCCGACCAAAAAACACGGTATTGGCGGCATCGCGGTTGCTGCACGGGTGAACGGATCTTCGGTAGTTTACTGCAGTGTTCGCGATGTAGTGGTTCTATTTGATAACATTATTGTCACCGGTGATAGCATTCCAAACAAGGGTAGGAGGTTGTCGGTAACATCCAGAGGAAAACTCGCGACAACATGGGGGAATTTAAAGCGGTTTTAGGAAGTGGCATTGGACAAAAATTCAGAATATTTTTATTTTTTTTAAATTATGCAACCTTTTTGCCTTAAGATGGTATCTTAAGGAGTAACAGGTCACCTTTATGTTGGAGCGCGATGCACATCGCATCTGGGCGAGTACGCCGCAAAACTTTTAGTTTGCGACACACGGAGGCATAGCCTAACGGGCTATGCTACGGAAGAGCGTAAGGTGAAAAAGGTTTCGCAGATTGTCGCAGTCATGCTAAAATTAGGGGAATATAGCCACAATCGAATCTATTCGTTAAACCATGGAGTCTTCTGATGGAAAGAGAAAACGATGTTCAACTGATTTATAAAATTTTGTCCGGAAACGATGAGGCGTTCGCGACTTTAGTGCGTAGACATCAGAAGGGTGTTCATGCGCTTGCGTGGCGGAAAGTCGGTGATTTTCATGCTGCTGAGGAGATTACACAAGACACATTCCTTCAGGTCTATAGGAAACTCACGCAGCTCAAGAATCCCAAGCAGTTTTCGGGATGGATGTATGTCATTGCCAGTCGATTGTGCCTTAAATGGATTCGCAAGAACAAAGTTGTCACGCAATCGTTCGACGACACGCACACCGGAGAAATGGAGAGAGCCTCTTATAACCGTTATGTATCCGATCAACGTGAAATGGAGGATAGAGAACATCGCCGCGAAGTTGTCAAAACACTTTTGTCAAAGCTGCCGGAGAGTGAACGCACAGTGGTTACGCTCCATTATCTCAGCGAAATGAAGGTAAAGGAAATTGGGAAGTTCTTGGGTGTATCGGCAAACACGATTAAAAGTCGGCTGCGCCGTGGGCGCAAACGCTTGCAGGAACAAGGGGAAGAAGTCCTGGTTCGCGAAACACTGCAAGGTATCCAATTCCCCACCGATGTAACCGCGCGCATTATGCGTCAAGTCGCTGACATGAAACCGGCTCCCGTTCCGGTTGGAAAGCCGTTGTTGCCGTGGGCAGCTCTCGGTACGGCTGCGGTTCTGGTACTGTTGATATTCGGGGCAAGCCATCAATATCTAACTCGATTTCAGAAACCTTACAGTTTCGAGGCGGAAGCTGAACCGACGATCGAAATTATTGATACACTGATTGTTCTTGATACGCCAGCGAAACCGGCTGTGCGAAATCAGGTCGGACACGATGCGACCCCCGGTAAAGACAGTAGCACGGGTACGCAAGCCGCTGATACAACCACGACATCTGCTGCATCAACGGATGCCAATACGTTTTCCAAGGCGCAGTGGACGCAGAGCAATGCACCACCAGCGGGTTATGTCCGTAATATCTTCGCCGCATCTGATGGGAATCTCTATACCGTTTCTCCCACAGGTATTTACAGAGCGTCAGTAGACGAAACGCGATGGACGCGCGTCAATACGAGTGTCCCATACACTTACGATCCGATGCCGATAGTAGAATATAATGGAGCCCTTTATATTGTTTCTGAGGATGAGATATTTACGTCAGTGGACAGAGGTGACACATGGCAGACTTTGGGGCCCCGACCAAAGGGCCGTACCGTTGGATTTGTAATCACTGATGCTTCTGAACAGCAAGGCGTTCCTATAGGTATGATAATGTATCTTGCTGTGAGAGATACGGGGATTTTTCGATCGACAGACAGAGGAACGCAATGGGATCCTCTTAACAGTGGCTTGGCAGACAGAATCATCACTGCAGCGGCGAATATTGACAAAACGGTGTTTGTTGGGACAGAGAGCGGTCTCTACCGTATTGAGTCAGAGACTTGGAAAAAACTACCTCTCGGCACTTCGGATGCTGTCTGTTCTTTGACGGTATCTGGTAAGAATCTTTATGCTGGTACATCTCCTGAAATTTTGGTTAGATACCCGCTCCCAATGGACGTATACGAGGCGGTGCAGGAGAAGGAGGATAGGGCGGTATATTCGGTTCGGAGTTTCCGCTCCGCGGATATGGGTGCCTCGTGGACTGAAATCATGCATGCCCATACATCTCGACCGATGATACTACCCTCGGGTGTAATGGTTTTGGATGTTGGCGAAACGCTTTTGGTGTTAAGTGCCTTCCCATCTCGATCAACAGATGGTGGGCAAACGTGGACAGAACTCAAAACCGATACGCATTTTATGACCGTTAGTAGTCTGGGAGTTGCGGCGATCAACGAACGAACGTTTTACAAAGTCGGGGTCTTTGGAATTCAGCGCACTACCGATGCCGGTGAGTCGTGGCACCTATTTATGGACGGGATGCTGGGAACGAGAATGAGGGAATTGGTTGCCTTCAACGACAAGTTATACGCATTTACGGGGTATGAGGTACATGAATCAACCGATAGCGGTGTATCTTGGAGGAAGGTTCGGATTGATGGCGAGAATAACTCTGGTATTGGGCACAAGCATAATTCAAAACTGTTGGTCGATGGTAACACATTGTATTTTGCTTTCCTCGTAGAAGATGCGTTGCGAGTTTGCCGTTTATCTGAAGATGGTAGGACGCTGACCCCAATTCAGGGTGTTCCTGCTTTTGATGAAACCTTGTCTCTTAAGTTGTGGGAAAACGATGAAAAAGTGAAGGATGCTCAGTCATCTGACGGCGTTGACATGAGACATATCGTTTTTGAAGAAGAGGTAAGAGGTCAAACGACTACTATCAGTGATGGGACGTTTTATGTGGAATACAGACGCAGGCTTTTCAAATGGAAACCCGGCGATCCACAGTGGACCAATATGGGATTAATCGACACCAGTCGACTGCTCGGTGACGATTTCAGAAACGGGTTCAAATTGGCGGTTTTGGGTGAAACCGTAGCACGTCCGGTCATCGTTAAATTCACTGTGGATGCGACTACGGTTTATGGTATAAGCGATGAAGGTACTTATCGTTTGGATGCACAGAATCAATGGGAAAAAATTTCTTCAGGAACGTTAGGCGAAGTTGCTGCGCTTGTTGTGATGAACGATAGGCTCTATAGTGCCAGCGCAAATGAGGGGATATTTCATATTTCGCTGGCAGAAGAATAGTAATGGACTCCAATTCTTCCGACTCCCCCAACACAGCATCCGTATCCCGTCCATCGGCGGTAAAGACGCTCCGTCGGTTCTGCTTCGTCGCGTGGCACGCCAGCCCGTTCGGCGCGATTATGCAGGCAATCATAACGCTCATATACGGGTGTATTCCTGTTGGCATACTCTGGGCAAGTCGAGGGCTCGTGAACCTCATTGCGGCGATTCTTGCCAACGAAACAGTACCGAGTTTACGTACCGCAGCACCGTGGGTGATCGCATTGGCACTTCTGGCGATCCTCAGAAATGTTACTGGCACTTATGATAGCTACTTGCGCTGGAAGATGCAGGGACGCATTAAACTCCACCAGCAGCGCGCCCTGATAGAAGCCGCGACGCATATCAATTTCGCGCTTTTTGATCAACCGCAGACCTATGATTTGATACAACGGGCGCGGCAAGCACTCGGCCATCGCCTCACCAATGTCTTGCGATTCGTCACAGAGATCGGACAACTCCTTGTAACCCTTGTCGGATATGGTGTGCTTTTGTGGATCGCGGATCCCCTGCTGGTGCTTGTGGTCGTGTTACCCGCCATTCCTTCCGCATGGCTCAAAGTCAGATCCGCCGAGAGCGGATATATTCACGATTACGATGCGACACCGATCCGTCGCATGATGGCGTATACGCTCAGTTTATTGCTCGGTTCATCCTCTGGACAAGAAGTGCGGCTCTATGGACTGAAGGATCACTTTTTTGGACGCTGGCAAACGAATCACCAAAAATGGCGAAAAGAATCGCTTGCCAAAGCCTGGCTACAAGCAAGAGCTTCCATCGGTACAACCGTTGCTGAAGTGCTTGCCTATTCAGTCGCGATTTTCATACTTGCAGCTCGAATTGTGGATGGACAGTTAACCATCGGCGATTATGTCGTCCTTATCGGTGCAGCAGCGACTTTTCAAGGAAATCTTGAAAGTTTGCTTTCAGCGATAGAAGATACCCTGCAAGATTTGCCGTTGCTCCGAGATTTGCAGGCCTTCCTCGAACGCGCAAAGACCGATCGCAGTCAGTCAGGAGATGAGACGTTTCCACAGGCCCTAAAACACGGACTGGAGGTGCGCAACCTTCGGTTCCGATACCCAGAAGGGGACGAGGACGTGTTAGAGGACATAAACTTTCAAGTGCGTCCGGGTGAGATCGTCAGCATCGTTGGTGTCAACGGTGCGGGAAAGTCAACGCTCATCAAATTATTGCTCGGTTTGTATCAGCCCGATGCGGGGACTGTCCACTATGATGGCGTGAACGTTACTTCGATAAACCCTGAACAGGTCGCACGGAACTGTGCCGCTGTTTTTCAGGATTTCGCACGATTCCATAGACCCCTTCGGGAAGAATTGAATCCAGGGCCCCCGAACTTTCACATTGACGACGAAACGCTCCGGCGCGTTATCTATGAAGTCGGACTTGCGGATCGTTTTCAAACCTTTTCACGCGGTTTGGATACGTTTCTGAATCCGTCACTCGGTGAAGAAGGGACAGGTGTCGAGCTCTCTGGCGGTGAATGGCAGAAAGTCGCGCTCGCGCGCGCTTTGGTCCGAAACCCACAAGTCCTTGTGCTTGACGAACCGACTGCCGCCTTGGACCCACAAGCTGAGGTCGAACTCTACCAACGTTTCATTAAACTCGCAGCAGGACGCATGACATTCCTGATTTCGCATCGTATCGGATCCGCACGGCTTGCAGACCGTATCTTGGTATTAGATGCGGGTAAAATTGTTGAAGACGGCACACACGATGTCCTGCTTGCCAGAAATGGACGCTATGCCCAATTTTTCAGAGCACAGGCACAATGGTACCAATAAAAAGAGGATGCCCCAATGCAAAACACGAATGGGAAACTGAAAACTTGGGGATTAGCTGCTAAAGAAAGTTTCCTCGCTTATGTCCGAACGCTGGTTATTATTTGGCAAAGCGGACCTTTCGCCGTCTTGGGCATGACGCTTCTTACCTTATCGCTTGGGGTTGTCCCGGCGTGCCAGTTCTTTGTAACAGAGCATCTCGTGAATGCAATAACTGCTGCGATAGGCGACGCAAACTGGTGGCGAATGGTCCTACCGTGGCTCATCGGATTGCTAAGTTTACGCATTCTTAGCGTCGCTGTTGACTTACTTCGCGAACCGTTGTATATCCACTTAGGCGAAAACATTGAAATCTGGATTAATGAGAGCGTTACTCGGAAAGTGGATACGACAGAACTTATCGACTTACAGACCGGAGAATTTCAGAATGCCCTTGAGCGGGCGCGTGGTGTCTCCGGGCTTGCGCTTCAGGAAATCCTCTGGTATTTCGTTGACAGTCTTCAACAATTCATCAGTATTGTTACACTTGGGATTCTGCTCTGGCGGTACCATCCGTTGTTGGCACTGCTGCCCGCTTTAACGGGTATGGCTTCTTGGTGGAGCGATGCGCGTTTCACGGTAGACCTTTACGATTTTGATGTAGAGCAGACACCACAACGCCGAGAACGAGATGCGTTAGAAGGAACGCTGACCGACCGTGGCACCGGTAAAGAAGTTCGATTATACCAAGCGCAGGACTTATGGATAGAACGGTGGCATAAATTAGGACAGGGATTGATAGACGGACAAATGGGAATCCGACGACGTAAATTTTCAGTCTGTCTCTCCCTTGACATGACTCGCGGGTTGTTATATGCCGCCTCACTTATCCTTTTGTTGTTTGAGGTCTTTCGTGGCGATTTGACGGTTGGCACTTATATCGCTGCTGCCGCTGCTCTGGTTCAATTGGATGGTATTTGGAACGAGATAGCGGGTCGATTTCAAGGGATTGTAGAATTGATGCGTCCATTGTTTGGGGACCTGTATCAGTTTTTAGATAGAAAGTCCGCGAAGATGACTCAGGAGCGTAAGGACCCATCGGACACGAATGGCAATGAATTAATTGGAAACAGGGCGGTTCAAGATATTGGGATAGAAAACGTTTCATTTTCGTACCCAAATTCGCAAGAACTTGTGCTAAACCATGTAAACTTAACATTGAAAAAAGGGGAGCGCGTCGCACTTGTTGGACCTAACGGTGCTGGGAAGACCACATTGGCACGCCTACTCTTAGGACTCTACCATCCGCGCACAGGCACGATTCATATAGGGAATGTCCCTTTAAACGAAGAAAATCGTCAGGAGTGGTTGATGCAGTGCAGTGCTGTCTTTCAAGACTTCACGCAGTACCATCTCACCGCACGTGAGAATATTATCTTTGGTGACTTGGAACACCCCGAACGCATGGAAACGGCATCTGTTGCTGGTGGTGCCGCTACAGTTGTTGACGGGCTTACAGAAAGCTATGAGACTGTCCTCGGCCCTACCTTTGGCGGACGCGATCTTTCTGGCGGTGAATGGCAACGTCTCGCAACAGCGCGGAGTTTTATGCGCGAAACACCTTGGCTGGTTGTCCTTGACGAACCGACTGCTGCCCTTGATCCGCTCGCGGAACAGGCGGTTTATGAACGGTTTATTGAGCGGAGTGCCGGACGGACATCGGTGCTTATCTCGCACCGCCTCTCTTCTGTCCGCACCTGTGACAGGATCCTCGTCCTGGATAACGGCAGAATTGTGGAAGACGGGGACCATGAAACATTATTGGCAGAAGATGGACTGTATGCACAGTTTTTTAAAGCACAGGCGCAGTGGTATGTTTGAGGATATGTTCCCCAACAGGTGCGGCAAGGAGGAACAGAACATTGAAATTCTACGAAGGATTTTCAACAGGACTCTCTGTTATTCGGCAGGAGAAATTGCGCTCAGCACTCACAATGCTCGGCATCGTCATTGGCGTTGCTGCCGTCCTCGCCATGCTCGCTATCGGTGATGGCGCGAAACGCATCGTCATGCAAGAATTTGAAAAATTTGGCGGTCACTTTACGGTGAGACGGAATCCTTGGATTTGGCGTGGTGACCGCGTCTTCCCAAACCGTAGTGGTGAGTATATCAAATACGAAGACATCCTTGCAATCGAGGCTGAATGCCCGTCTGTCGAATTTGTCAACCCCAGTGTGTCTTCTGAAATCCTTGCACAAACCAGTGATGGTGCCTCGAAATGGACAGAATGCGAGGGCGTTAGTTCCCACTTCCCAACTGGGATGAAGTGGGAAATTAAACACGGGCGTTTCTTCTCCGAAAATGAGTTCAATAACCGCAGAAAAGTCTGTTTGCTTGGTTTAGAAGTCGCAACGGAACTTTTTGGAGATCAGAACCCCGCTGGCAAAGAGATCAAACTCTCGCTTCAAGGTGGCAGACCTAATCGTTTTCTCATCTTGGGCGTAATGGCTGAACGCGGCACAAGCCTCCAATACGGCTTCAGCTGGGACGACATCGTTTTCGTCCCTTTGACGACTGCACAAGACAGGTTTAAAGGAAAGCACTATGTCAACTATATCAACGTCAGGGCAATAGACGCTAATTCTATCGAGAAAGCCGCTGAAGAGGTCAAAGCCGTTCTCAGAAAACGCCATCGCAACCAAGACAACTTTTTCGATATTAGTTTCGCGACCGCAGCCGTCCAAGAACTCGATAAGATTAGTCGCATTATCAAAATTATGCTGAGCAGTATTGCTGCGTTTTCGTTGTTTGTTGGAAGCGTCGGCATTATGAACATGATGCTGGTATCAGTAAATCAACGCACCCGTGAAATCGGCATCCGTCGCGCCATTGGGGCAAAACGGAGAGACCTTTTCCTGCAGTTTTTGATTGAGGCGGTTGTGATGTGCGGTATCGGGGGTTTATTGGGTATAGGATTCGGCATCGGTATCGGATATGCTTGTTCACACATCGCTGTCAAAATCGTTAAAGTGATTCCACACTGGCCCGTTGCGCTTTCACTTGAATGGATGGCGGTTTCTGTTGGCATATCAACCTTCATCGGTATTGCCTTTGGACTCTATCCGGCAGTAAGAGCCTCACAAATCTCGCCTATTGAGGCATTGAGAACGGAATGAGTTATTCGGCAACTGCCTCTTTTCCCTCTTAATGTAAACGCGCTTCCCTAAAAATTCGTTATACTCTACATAACAAGAATTTGATGAGGGAGCAAGAAAATATATGTATCCTATGAAGATTGATTTCAAAGCGAGGCGTAATGCCAACAAGCGCGGTTTCTGCGTAAAGAAACCGCGCTTCGTCGTTGCTATGGTTGTTGTTTTAAGTTTCATTTGCGTACAGAGCGTGCCAGCTCAGAAAATACTCATAGAAACAGGGTTCGAGGACCATGTGCAACCCAATGCGGAGAGTCCATTTCAGCCCTCTACGAAGACTGTTAAAAATGGGGAAAAATCACTCGAAATTTTCTCCGAGGTGGAGCATGAACTTCATATATCAGGGCACCCTTTGGAAACTAATGAATCTATCGTCTCATTTGAATTCTGGGTCTATATTGAGAGAGGCGAGCAGTCTTTTGCTGTCAGCATGCATGCTGCTGACAAATCGTTTGACAATAATGCTGGCGGTCCTTATATTGAATGGTATGACGGTGATATCCGCTACCACGTCCATCAGGGGGATCCGTGGCGCGAAATTGTCGCCTACCCCGTCAATAAATGGCATTACGTTCGGATTGTTGCCAATTTTAGGGAAGATGTATTTGATTTTTACACGGGCAGGGACAGAGACGCGGCTTTGGCTTCGCGACTGAAAAGAAATCTTGAATTTCAGGACCCTGCGACCGCACCCCGACCAAAATGGTTTCTTATTTTCGCATGGGCGATGGATGCTCGCGGTTATATGGATGATTTGCTCATCTATGAGGGCGATGAACCCATAAGTCTTGCTGTTGAACCGACTACAAAA from Candidatus Poribacteria bacterium encodes:
- a CDS encoding sigma-70 family RNA polymerase sigma factor, producing MERENDVQLIYKILSGNDEAFATLVRRHQKGVHALAWRKVGDFHAAEEITQDTFLQVYRKLTQLKNPKQFSGWMYVIASRLCLKWIRKNKVVTQSFDDTHTGEMERASYNRYVSDQREMEDREHRREVVKTLLSKLPESERTVVTLHYLSEMKVKEIGKFLGVSANTIKSRLRRGRKRLQEQGEEVLVRETLQGIQFPTDVTARIMRQVADMKPAPVPVGKPLLPWAALGTAAVLVLLIFGASHQYLTRFQKPYSFEAEAEPTIEIIDTLIVLDTPAKPAVRNQVGHDATPGKDSSTGTQAADTTTTSAASTDANTFSKAQWTQSNAPPAGYVRNIFAASDGNLYTVSPTGIYRASVDETRWTRVNTSVPYTYDPMPIVEYNGALYIVSEDEIFTSVDRGDTWQTLGPRPKGRTVGFVITDASEQQGVPIGMIMYLAVRDTGIFRSTDRGTQWDPLNSGLADRIITAAANIDKTVFVGTESGLYRIESETWKKLPLGTSDAVCSLTVSGKNLYAGTSPEILVRYPLPMDVYEAVQEKEDRAVYSVRSFRSADMGASWTEIMHAHTSRPMILPSGVMVLDVGETLLVLSAFPSRSTDGGQTWTELKTDTHFMTVSSLGVAAINERTFYKVGVFGIQRTTDAGESWHLFMDGMLGTRMRELVAFNDKLYAFTGYEVHESTDSGVSWRKVRIDGENNSGIGHKHNSKLLVDGNTLYFAFLVEDALRVCRLSEDGRTLTPIQGVPAFDETLSLKLWENDEKVKDAQSSDGVDMRHIVFEEEVRGQTTTISDGTFYVEYRRRLFKWKPGDPQWTNMGLIDTSRLLGDDFRNGFKLAVLGETVARPVIVKFTVDATTVYGISDEGTYRLDAQNQWEKISSGTLGEVAALVVMNDRLYSASANEGIFHISLAEE
- a CDS encoding ABC transporter ATP-binding protein; this translates as MDSNSSDSPNTASVSRPSAVKTLRRFCFVAWHASPFGAIMQAIITLIYGCIPVGILWASRGLVNLIAAILANETVPSLRTAAPWVIALALLAILRNVTGTYDSYLRWKMQGRIKLHQQRALIEAATHINFALFDQPQTYDLIQRARQALGHRLTNVLRFVTEIGQLLVTLVGYGVLLWIADPLLVLVVVLPAIPSAWLKVRSAESGYIHDYDATPIRRMMAYTLSLLLGSSSGQEVRLYGLKDHFFGRWQTNHQKWRKESLAKAWLQARASIGTTVAEVLAYSVAIFILAARIVDGQLTIGDYVVLIGAAATFQGNLESLLSAIEDTLQDLPLLRDLQAFLERAKTDRSQSGDETFPQALKHGLEVRNLRFRYPEGDEDVLEDINFQVRPGEIVSIVGVNGAGKSTLIKLLLGLYQPDAGTVHYDGVNVTSINPEQVARNCAAVFQDFARFHRPLREELNPGPPNFHIDDETLRRVIYEVGLADRFQTFSRGLDTFLNPSLGEEGTGVELSGGEWQKVALARALVRNPQVLVLDEPTAALDPQAEVELYQRFIKLAAGRMTFLISHRIGSARLADRILVLDAGKIVEDGTHDVLLARNGRYAQFFRAQAQWYQ
- a CDS encoding ABC transporter ATP-binding protein; translation: MQNTNGKLKTWGLAAKESFLAYVRTLVIIWQSGPFAVLGMTLLTLSLGVVPACQFFVTEHLVNAITAAIGDANWWRMVLPWLIGLLSLRILSVAVDLLREPLYIHLGENIEIWINESVTRKVDTTELIDLQTGEFQNALERARGVSGLALQEILWYFVDSLQQFISIVTLGILLWRYHPLLALLPALTGMASWWSDARFTVDLYDFDVEQTPQRRERDALEGTLTDRGTGKEVRLYQAQDLWIERWHKLGQGLIDGQMGIRRRKFSVCLSLDMTRGLLYAASLILLLFEVFRGDLTVGTYIAAAAALVQLDGIWNEIAGRFQGIVELMRPLFGDLYQFLDRKSAKMTQERKDPSDTNGNELIGNRAVQDIGIENVSFSYPNSQELVLNHVNLTLKKGERVALVGPNGAGKTTLARLLLGLYHPRTGTIHIGNVPLNEENRQEWLMQCSAVFQDFTQYHLTARENIIFGDLEHPERMETASVAGGAATVVDGLTESYETVLGPTFGGRDLSGGEWQRLATARSFMRETPWLVVLDEPTAALDPLAEQAVYERFIERSAGRTSVLISHRLSSVRTCDRILVLDNGRIVEDGDHETLLAEDGLYAQFFKAQAQWYV
- a CDS encoding ABC transporter permease, translating into MKFYEGFSTGLSVIRQEKLRSALTMLGIVIGVAAVLAMLAIGDGAKRIVMQEFEKFGGHFTVRRNPWIWRGDRVFPNRSGEYIKYEDILAIEAECPSVEFVNPSVSSEILAQTSDGASKWTECEGVSSHFPTGMKWEIKHGRFFSENEFNNRRKVCLLGLEVATELFGDQNPAGKEIKLSLQGGRPNRFLILGVMAERGTSLQYGFSWDDIVFVPLTTAQDRFKGKHYVNYINVRAIDANSIEKAAEEVKAVLRKRHRNQDNFFDISFATAAVQELDKISRIIKIMLSSIAAFSLFVGSVGIMNMMLVSVNQRTREIGIRRAIGAKRRDLFLQFLIEAVVMCGIGGLLGIGFGIGIGYACSHIAVKIVKVIPHWPVALSLEWMAVSVGISTFIGIAFGLYPAVRASQISPIEALRTE